A stretch of DNA from Candidatus Pseudomonas phytovorans:
CAGCATCCTGCTCTCGACCTACAAGATGTGACCGCTGGGTCAGGCCTTTTGACAGGTGCATTGCACAAACTGTCACCCAGGCTTTTCACAGTGCAAAAAATCCCTTGGGCTGTGGGCATTCTGTAGCGTTCCGCTTGGCCCAAGCCGCGGGCAGGATGAAACAGTTTTTGCACAGCCGTATAAGGCGCATCACCCAGGGTGCGTTTCAAACAATAAAAAATGCCCGCTGCGAAGTTGCAATGGGCATGAGTGTCCGTCTTCGTTATTACCTGCTTTTTTATCATTTTCAATCACATGGAACCTGCACCTTGGTACCCATCAATTGGTGCGACGCGGGGCGCTGAAGATTTACAAAAAAAGAATAAGAGGTCGACTGTGCATCAACCGAGTAATGCACTATCTGGGGCCGCAAAGCGACCCCAGTTACCTGTTCAGATGGCGGGCTGGTTGCCCCGCAGGGACTGAGCAGGTACATCAATACCCGTCAGGGCTGGCGCTCAGCCACAGCCCGCAATGTCCGCAACGTCACCACGGGCGCATCCACCACGAACCGGTTGGCCAGCCAGCCGGGCACATCGCCAGCCGGGTCGGCCTGCAACTCGTAGGTCACCTCCGTCTCGCGCTCGCCAAGTGGTTTCATCCGCCACTCACCGCTCAGATGCTGCACCCGGATCAGGCCATCAACCTTGGGAATCCTGTCGGGCTCGGCGCTCAGGTGCCGCAGCAGCGTGCCGTCCTCCAGCCGTTCGCTGCTCACCTTCAGCACGATATCCCGCGGCATCGTCGGCCATGGCAGATTGGTGGTCAGGTACACCCAGGTGTTCTCGCCATCCACGTCCAGTAAACGCATCTGGTCGCAGGCGTACAGCCACTTGCAGGCGACGCGCAGGTTCTCTTGCAGGTCGGTGAGGGTACGCACGCTGGCTTT
This window harbors:
- a CDS encoding START domain-containing protein, with translation MNRCLLLAALLLCTPALAADDWKLAYDREGIRVYLSDTSGTSYQQFRGISTMKASVRTLTDLQENLRVACKWLYACDQMRLLDVDGENTWVYLTTNLPWPTMPRDIVLKVSSERLEDGTLLRHLSAEPDRIPKVDGLIRVQHLSGEWRMKPLGERETEVTYELQADPAGDVPGWLANRFVVDAPVVTLRTLRAVAERQP